The genomic DNA CAGGGTCTCCAGAATGGAAGCCAGATCGGTCAGGTTGACCTTCAGGGTCACCCTCAGACGGGAATTGTCGTCGGAGGTGGCCACGTAGAGGCTCAGGATCCGGCCATTATTGCTCTCCACGATCTGTGAGATCTCGCTCAGGGAATAGTCGTGGGGATTCATCTCCAGCTCGATGATCCCGCCCGGCTGCTGCATGGCCGACAGGCGGGCAAATTTCCGCGTCAGATCTTCCTGGGTAATGACCCCCAGGTAATGCTTTTCCCTGTTCAGCACCGGCACCAGGGTCAGCTCCATGCGCGACATAAGTTCGATCACTTCGTAGATATGCTGCTCCTCCCTCACATAAGGTTTCTGGAGCGAGAGACTGTGATTGCCCACCGCTTCGTCGGGATCGTTCAGATCATATATATCGGCATCGGAAATCAGTCCCAGAAAATCCCGTTGATTCACAATGGGCAAATGCTTCACCCGGAACACCTCCATCCAGGAGAGTGCACTGGTCCCTGTGTCCGATGTTTTCAGGGCCGTTACCACATCCGATATGAGTTCTCGAGCAAGCATAAGGCAGTAAACTTACAGGTTTAACGAATATAATACAAATAATGTTCCACTTTAGGAATCAGGCTGGCCGGGCACCCTGATTCCCGGGCACCTGAAATCCTGCTTTTCCTTCTCAAAGGGCGGATTTTAGTTTATGCTGGATGGTATTGAGCAGAACAGAAATGGCCACCTCGTTCCTCCCTCCCTGTGGCACAATCACATCGGCCACGCGTTTCGAAGGTTCAATAAACTGCAGATGCATGGGCTTGACCGTCTTCTCATAGCGCTCGAGCACCTGCTGCACGCTCCGCCCCCGCTCCTCCATATCCCGGTGAATCACCCGGCCCAGCCGGTCATCGGCATCGGCATCCACAAAGACCTTCAGATCGATGGCCTCCACCAGCGGCATATGGGTGTAAATCAGGATTCCCTCTACGATCACTACCTCGCGTGGCTCAATGGTAAGAGTATCTTCCGAGCGGGTACAGGTCAGATAACTGTAACGTGGCTGCTCCACGCTTTTGCCCTTCTTCAGCTGACGGATATGCT from Bacteroidales bacterium includes the following:
- a CDS encoding CBS domain-containing protein, producing MLARELISDVVTALKTSDTGTSALSWMEVFRVKHLPIVNQRDFLGLISDADIYDLNDPDEAVGNHSLSLQKPYVREEQHIYEVIELMSRMELTLVPVLNREKHYLGVITQEDLTRKFARLSAMQQPGGIIELEMNPHDYSLSEISQIVESNNGRILSLYVATSDDNSRLRVTLKVNLTDLASILETLDRYNYMVVSSHLDSEDLDEFYQERFDVLLKYLNI
- the udk gene encoding uridine kinase, with the protein product MFIIGIAGGTGSGKTTVVNKILEKIPPSQVALVPQDSYYKDSGHLPMEERQKINFDHPNSLEFDLLVKHIRQLKKGKSVEQPRYSYLTCTRSEDTLTIEPREVVIVEGILIYTHMPLVEAIDLKVFVDADADDRLGRVIHRDMEERGRSVQQVLERYEKTVKPMHLQFIEPSKRVADVIVPQGGRNEVAISVLLNTIQHKLKSAL